The Papio anubis isolate 15944 chromosome 1, Panubis1.0, whole genome shotgun sequence genome window below encodes:
- the LOC101016808 gene encoding olfactory receptor 2T10: MYFYLQLGGAEYCLLAAMAYDRYVAICHPLRYSVLRSQRVCLLLASGCWFVGSGDGFMLTPITMTFPFCRSHEIHHFFCEVPAVLKLSCSDTSLYKIFMYLCCVIMLLIPVTVISVSYYFIILTIHKMNSAEGRKKAFTTCSSHMTVVSLFYGAAIYNYMLPSSHHTPEKDMMVSFFYTILTPVLNPIIYSFRNKDVTGALKKMLRMQKAPY, encoded by the coding sequence ATGTACTTCTACCTGCAGTTGGGAGGTGCAGAGTACTGCCTTCTAGCTGCCATGGCCTATGACCGCTACGTGGCCATCTGTCATCCTCTCCGTTACTCTGTGCTCAGGAGCCAGAGGGTGTGTCTCCTCCTGGCATCAGGCTGCTGGTTCGTGGGCTCAGGGGATGGCTTCATGCTCACTCCCATCACCATGACCTTCCCCTTCTGCAGATCCCATGAGATTCACCACTTCTTCTGTGAGGTCCCTGCTGTTTTGAAGCTCTCTTGCTCAGACACCTCACTTTACAAGATTTTCATGTACTTGTGCTGTGTCATCATGCTCTTGATCCCTGTGACAGTCATTTCGGTGTCTTATTACTTTATCATCCTCACCATCCATAAGATGAACTCAGCTGAGGGTCGGAAGAAGGCCTTCACCACCTGCTCCTCCCACATGACAGTGGTCAGCCTCTTCTATGGAGCTGCTATTTACAACTACATGCTCCCCAGCTCCCACCACACCCCGGAGAAAGATATGATGGTGTCCTTTTTCTACACTATCCTTACACCTGTGTTGAACCCTATCATTTACAGTTTCAGGAATAAGGATGTCACAGGGGCTTTGAAAAAAATGCTAAGAATGCAGAAAGCTCCATATTAA